The region GCGCCCataattatagtagtattatttatagtTAATGAAGTGTTACTCAATTTAGAAATTTGTTTTGAATTTATaagttcataaaattaaattagaaatttagaaCGGATACATTGTACATTCCGTTACACATAATTTACAGCAACGTTTTATTGTTttctaaattattttaatttgactAGTATTAGAGAAAATATAATGATTCCGTTACAATTATTACGACTATAGTCTATAATATGCGTgtgttttaaacaaaaaaaaaagctaGTTGGATGGATATTTTGCAATCGACAATTTTGATCAAtttgttaaattaaaaaagaaaattaaggtTGATCcaatatatatttgattttatcctATCATTATTGTagtatttcataaaaatatctcaacGGCTAGTTGCAAAACCTACCTAGCATTTTAATTTTCGTATAAAAATGTCCTAAAAAAATTTCAGTCCACCGAAATTTGATGCGTGAATCGAATTAACAACAATTAAAAAATGTGCTTGGTTGAAAAGGTGTTGATGGAAACACACACATcacttagaaaaaaaaaattatgcctACTTAATTGAGGGGAGAGTGATCAATGGCTAACTTATTCTCTATTGGTtaactataattaatttaaaaccataagattttagaaatctagtggtctaaaatttatcacgtgtaatttttatttttattaatttaataaaaaaagataaaaaaaaaactaccaaattagagttttggatgaaaatgtcaatatagtgttttgaaaatatcaacacaatgctttgagaatgtcaacacgcTTTAATAATGACATTccacatgtattatattgacatattttatatactatgtttgACATTTGTtattgtacgaaaaaattgaaaattttcgaaatttttttttcaaattttgacatcgaaacataAGCAAGCGAGAtatcgttagaatccttatgaaattatctttaatttgatatataatgtaggaaaaaataatttaaatcgagaaagttatatgcattttaaagttatgtgatatttttaaaaaattagttacaactaatttattgtgaattgacattaatacccttattgatttttttgttgatcATATTGACATTCCGaggctgatgatctaggcccttaatttgaatatctaaggtctattatttaattatagttagcaattaagcattaagttagcaatataacactccctcCACTTAAGTGAATGatcatatttaattaatctcattATATTTGATTGaacatttattatatttattcattaaattaatttcaaacttaattttaaatgaataacTACTACCTCCGATCCCTGAAAGTTTattccatttttctatttccatCTGTCTcccaaagtttgtcccatttcactttttaccattttttttatagtggatctcatattccactaacttattcttattcacattttattataaaactaatatataagagtaggacccacaatccactaactttttcaactcatttttcattacatttcttaaaatccgtgccgggtcaaagtgagacaatacTTGGGGGGCGGAGGTAGTATATAATAATGAGTCATAATCACCACATCCGACTAAAATAATCTCGcaacttaatcctaaatggataatcatattatcatatgataatgagtCATAACAACCTACACATAAATAGTCCTTTATCAACTTATTAATCATCGAAAAAATGAGGCCCCAAATCCCCCAGCACGGGCACTGTAACGCGACATTAGTTCAGCATTAGATCTAAACTCAATTGATAGTTGCAACAGAGTCCAACGCCTTTGTcttagcggcaaggagcttagatattattgtatgaggtgctgagttcgagtcctcttgacatcagttgtaatttcctccttgctataggagtttatttgtaaaaaaaaaattgatagttgcaacaaacaaataaaagacaaaatagagaagtttttattttaaattgatgAGAGATTCGACTTCAAACATTAGTTCTATAGACGAATTAACGTAATAGAACCTGTATAGAGCAATAAGGCTATAGCCGTATAGGAATGTTGCCATTTTGGAAGCTTCATTCTCCATTGTAAAGAAGTAATCACTCTCCAATCTAGGGAATGCAGAAGCTTCTTCATAGCTTGGAAGGAGACTTGTACCAACCCCATGGCTCGTCGGAGATGTACTGCGTCACCTGCTTCACATTCAAGTAGTTGTCCAGTCCCCTATTACAGAGACACAGATTCAATCATGCTAAATCAATGGGGGGATGAACGAAACGAAACGAAACGAGACTTGAGGCGATAAGGATATTATGAATACCATTCCCCAAGTTCCCGGCCAAAACCGCTGCGTTTCCTGCCTCCCCAAGGTGCTTGGGAGAAGCATGGCTGTGAGCAGTTCACCCAGACGATGCCAGATTGAATTGCCTGCAAAAAAATAATGACATTCAATATAATGTGTGGCGATCGTCGTTGTTTCTAGAGGTCCGTGTGAAGATACTCACCTTAGTCAGACGCTCACATCTTTCCAGATCTTTGGACAATACAGCAGAACCTAAGCCATATCTGAAAATATAAATTCACACATGACAAATTTCAGATACAACAACCGAaagagaaaaagttagtggggATTAGTTAGAGTGTGAGAGATGGCTCACTGGGTGTCATTTGCAAGTTCAATGGCTTCCTCTTCGGTTGCAAATGTTTTAACGCAAAGAACAGGTCCGAACACTTCCTCTCTCCAGATATGCATCGATGTCTTTACATCTGTTATTATAGTTGGAAGGACGAAATAGCCTTTCTTTAGATGCTGCAAGTTAACAATAAGGCTTCGTTAATTCCATTGCATGCTGTTCCACAAGCACCCAAACGTTAAGGGAGTCTTGTACCTGAGGTCGTGAACCTCCATACAATATTGTGGCACCTTCCTCCTTAGCTATCGAGATGCACTTGAGCACTTTCTCATACTGTAAAATTACAAGATTTGAATAACAGAGTTGtgtactatttttttctttttttccggAAACAAAATTGGGGAGGCAagagggacggatggagttTTAATCCTAGACCTCACTATTCACACAATTACACAAGAGAGGTTTGCTATCAGTGACTGAAATAATTGGTCTCATCACATTAGCCAATACACAAGAAATATGGATGGTTACTCACCTGTCCAGCACTAACAACAGGACCAAGCCTGCAGCCTTCCTCTAAGGGGTTAGATACTTTAATGTTCTCACACCATGTCACAAGCTTTTCCAGGAATGCTGCAGCAATGCTTTCCtgaaatatttccacaatatcgGACAAAAAGTTTATAACAATAACTAATTCGATATTTcgaaaaggggggggggggggggggggggtgttgTTGAGTGGGTGGGGTGGAGTTTGGGGTAATCAATATCATCTCCAAGCTTACATGCACTATGAGTCGAGAAGTAGCGCTGCATATCTGACCATTTGTCCAAAAGCAACCAAAGGCAGTCCACTCGGCAGCTGATTGAATAGCAAACATGGAAGAAAGAAAGTGAGCAtcctttcttgaaaaatcaatGTATTAGGCCAGTTCtacttcaaataatatttttcatattattaAAAGGCTCAAACCTTTATCAAGATCAACATCCTCAAAGACCACAATTGGACTTTTTCCACCAAGCTCAAGTGTTACTGGCTGAAATTAGGAACGGCTTTCATTTTCTTAGAAGTCTGAGAAGAAAATCACGTGcaatcaaaaataaaacactGCAATGAACATACTTTCACAAGCTGTGCTGCAGCTGTCATAATTTTGCTTCCTGTGGCAGTGCTCCCCGTGAATGCTATCTGTTATATCAAATATGATCACCACATCATTGGTATCGAAGCCCATGCAAACAAGTACTTGAATTCCATTATATTAACCTTGTCAACATGAGGATGAGAAGCCAAAGGAGCACCGGCTTCTGGCCCCAAACCAGTCAAGACATTGAGAACACCAGGTGGAAGACCAACCTCCCTACACACGTCGGCCAACTCCAAACACGTGCTGCAGTTATAATAGTAGAGATTAATTTAGGGACTTCCAGCAACTAGTTGCATCTAGAAGAGTCTAACACTCTGCCTCAACTGGGGATCGATAAATACAGCTAGCtcgtttaaatataaaaaacttaTAGTTATGGCAAAGTATATATAATAATCATTTCAAAATAAGACTTTAAATATGTAAATACTACTGTATTACATAGTACTGAAGGTATATGTGTATATAGTTTAATAGATAAAGCATTCTAAATATGACAAGTACATTCACCAGGATTACTGGAACTTATCATATCTAGGTTTGGTTATTAAAATACAATAGATTCATTTTCAATACCTAAAATGAACAGGTATGCTATATATTAATGAAGAAAACGTACATGGATGCTAATTCGGATGGTTTGAGTATTGCAGCACATCCAGCTGCCAGGGCAGGGGCCACTTTCCATGTTGCCATCAGCATAGGGTAGTTCCTAAATGACAAAGCAGTAGTTCCAGAACAATGAGTACTATTGCTCCTCCATGTAGATATTATGAAATAGCCAATATTAATTGGTTAAATTAAAACGATCAACACAATTGATGAGTATTTAAAGAATTCAGAAAGTGACCTAAATGCATCTGTAGCAGTAAGAAACATAAAATTCACATTAAAAAATCATCCAACACAAAGTTTATAAGTATCATTTATACAGTAAATAACATAAGTATAAATGTCAAAGTCTAAGACAAGGATTTGTACTACTTTAGAGATGAGTTTCTAAATTACTCGAATAGCTTGAATAAAATTCCATTCTGAAAACTATTGATCAAAATTCATGCTCACATAATTCACTGAGGTCTTTATATACTCATCCAGAAACATAAAAAGGGAACTTGCATGTATAAACTATCCCCTCAGCCAACTCAAAACTAAGCTAAACAAGTAGTAGTATATCTTAATCATTCAAGTGTAACCAGGAGAAGCCAAAATATAGTAAATGCTCACAAACACATAAGCCAAAAAGATACTAATTGCTTGAAAATTATTCACATGTCTCTCTCAAAGGGAAAATAATATAACAAGAAACCAGTACTCCTTCTCTTTGTAATTTTGGAGAAATATAGTAAAATTCAACATACCATGGCGTGATCAAACCAACTACCCCAATAGGTTCTCTTATAACGTGACATTTAAATGTATTCATGGGCAAGGCAACAGGACTCTTCTGTTTTTTGTCCAAGGCCTCAGCTATGTCAGCATAGTATTCGAAACACCCAGCAACATCATCCTGAGTATGACTTTATATCAGCATATGCAGTGATAAAGAAAAAACAAAGGCATTAGAAGCATACTATATCCCAAGCCGCTTCGTCAAGCGGCTTCCCAGAGTCGAGTGATTCAAGTTTTGCAAGCTCTGATTTCCTTTCCGTGACCTACATGTGACCAGATAAAGGTAAGCATCCAAACGTCTAGGACACTTCCACAACAACCCAGAATATTGGTAAATatgttaattttgaattataaacATCTAATTTAAATCACCAATCAGATAAAAACTAAAGCACCTTCGCAGCAATTGCTCGTAAATACTTGGCACGATGAGCACCAGTTGCTGAAGCCCAATCCTTCCCCCCATTTCGACTAAGTGCTCTGCGGGCTGCTTCCACAGCAATATTTACATCCTCTGATGTAGCTGCCGGAATATCCCCTGAAACACACAAACACCAGAGCAGAAAACATCTAAAGAATCAGACTTCAGCAGCACTACTAAACATTGATATTATGTGAGattgttcggtttgcaagattgtatctcgagattaaatatgtagtgattttggttcatgagattggaccccacaactcaatcctagatgcataatcatgagataattagtcatagtcaaccccctccaactaaaatagtttcacaactcaatcctagattatatcctgtactattttatctagtaAACCGAACACGGCCTGTTTGTAATCTTATTGTTAGAGATATAAAAGGTGAGGAAAAATAGGAACAATTTGCGGATCTACAGTGAATCACAAGCATATCGCTATTTCATTATAACCGATCAGGAGTTTTAGTTTTCTGCTTAGCTCAATgcgaaaaaaccaaaaaaaatatacaatcTTGAACACAAATCGAgtttaaaacaaaagaaagaaaaggaactAGAAGTAGAACTAGGAATATCAGAGGCAAAAATAGTTAGGGAAACATACCGATAATTTCTTCGGTGGCGGGATTGGTGACGGAGAGGCGTTTTCTGTTGACGGGCTCTCTCCATTCACCGTCGATGAAGAGTTGGCGACGAGGAATTGGGATTGACATAGCTGAGCCTGAGCAGAGCTGTTGGATGATCACTGTagttgattttttaaaattggtgtatatacttttataatttaatttctaaatatagCGACAAACAAAACATGGGCAATTGGGTAATTCGACACATATCTCGTATTCTCAAATCTCAATCAAGTCccttaatttcttaatcacaTTGAAGCAGTATAAgtttttaattcatttcttaCTTAAAAAATAACGGTTACAATCTACTCCATTACCCTTCCTTTTTAAGTATTTATAAATCTCATTATTATTTATTCTTTCCGTCTCATTATAAATGTTAAATTTGAATGACAGACACAAAAATTTGAGAAGAtgttattttatgttaaatggtaaaaaatatattttacatATTGATTTgagaataatttttttctaaaaaataaaatatgaccgaaactaaaaagaaaatgttaGGAGACCGACGAAGTACTATACTACTCCTTCCGTACCCaaataatatgcactttgggttcagtacgggttttaatataaaattagtaaagtaaaagagatgtaagagagaaaaagtaattaatattattagtggagaatgagtccaattatattagaaaaaaaagttttcaaaattagaaaatgcatattcttatgtggaaaaagaaaatagtacatatttttgtgagacgaaGGGAATATACTGAACTAATTCCcttttatgaaaatataaaattcattaaaataaattattgctATAATTAGAGTCCCAATTGTGCGGTTTGACCCTGACTCCAGTGGTGAGTCTGATTCTATGCTACATTTCCTCTTATCAATGAAGTTTTGCTTAGGCCACTAGCTCATTCTTTTTAGTCATTGTTGTAGCTGAGTCTGACCTGGCCCACGACCTTGTACCCCAGCCAAGGTATCTcgctaagagtgtccacaatagggaGTCGCGGCTCCCGCCCAGGGACACGACTTGGCCGCGACAACCTATAGGGGTGGAAACCGAGGGCCGCGACgggggggagggggagggggtGTACGGGCGTGAGCCGACTAG is a window of Salvia splendens isolate huo1 chromosome 3, SspV2, whole genome shotgun sequence DNA encoding:
- the LOC121797170 gene encoding betaine aldehyde dehydrogenase, chloroplastic-like; amino-acid sequence: MSIPIPRRQLFIDGEWREPVNRKRLSVTNPATEEIIGDIPAATSEDVNIAVEAARRALSRNGGKDWASATGAHRAKYLRAIAAKVTERKSELAKLESLDSGKPLDEAAWDIDDVAGCFEYYADIAEALDKKQKSPVALPMNTFKCHVIREPIGVVGLITPWNYPMLMATWKVAPALAAGCAAILKPSELASITCLELADVCREVGLPPGVLNVLTGLGPEAGAPLASHPHVDKIAFTGSTATGSKIMTAAAQLVKPVTLELGGKSPIVVFEDVDLDKAAEWTAFGCFWTNGQICSATSRLIVHESIAAAFLEKLVTWCENIKVSNPLEEGCRLGPVVSAGQYEKVLKCISIAKEEGATILYGGSRPQHLKKGYFVLPTIITDVKTSMHIWREEVFGPVLCVKTFATEEEAIELANDTQYGLGSAVLSKDLERCERLTKAIQSGIVWVNCSQPCFSQAPWGGRKRSGFGRELGEWGLDNYLNVKQVTQYISDEPWGWYKSPSKL